From the genome of Paraburkholderia aromaticivorans, one region includes:
- a CDS encoding DUF883 family protein, which yields MTDTTQQLALGGQKLVEDLRVLLKDSEEMLRLAAHVPGEGVDALRDRLGTHVETLQSALGDAQDNAQRRYRAATVNAERYVRRNPWRSIGIAAGVGFVLGILTTR from the coding sequence ATGACTGACACCACGCAACAGCTTGCACTCGGTGGCCAGAAGCTTGTCGAGGACCTGCGGGTGCTGCTGAAGGACTCGGAAGAAATGCTGCGGCTTGCCGCCCATGTGCCGGGCGAAGGCGTCGACGCGCTACGCGACAGGCTGGGCACGCATGTCGAAACCCTGCAATCGGCGCTTGGCGACGCGCAGGACAATGCGCAGCGTCGTTACCGGGCAGCCACCGTCAATGCCGAACGCTACGTGCGGCGCAACCCGTGGCGGTCGATCGGCATTGCCGCGGGCGTTGGCTTCGTGCTCGGCATCCTGACCACGCGCTAA
- a CDS encoding ABC transporter permease, whose protein sequence is MDFSFNLKRTANASAWRVLPNRWDFVAFPLIICVIAMAAIGFHETLAPMSTLNTQAISLDPANLPEYAMRTTLRMLAAMVASLIFTLAYGTLAAKSRRAGLVLVPILDILQSVPVLGYISFTVTFFLALFPGRVLGAELAAIFAIFTSQAWNMTFSFYQSLRTVPRDLDEVSRGFHLTSWQRFWKLEVPFSMPGLIWNMMMSMSGGWFFVVASEAITVGNRTITLPGIGAYLAQAISDKNLHAIGWVILAMTVVILAYDQLLFRPLVAWADKFRMETTSSGDAPESWLLDLIRRTRLIHRLLVPLGWMFAKAARVPLRLPAFQGPRFQIPQMQKSSRAGDILWAALVLLITVYVVYRVFIYVRTGVSLDEVWHVFVLGLITLLRVVVLIALASVVWVPVGVLIGLRPALAEKIQPLAQFLAAFPANLLFPVFVIAIVRFHLNPDIWLSPLIVLGTQWYILFNVIAGATSYPNDYREAAKNFHIRGWQWWRQAILPGIFPYYVTGAITASGGAWNASIVAEFVQWGDTKVAAHGLGAYIAQSTAAGDYPKIIVGIAVMSLFVTLFNRLLWRPMYAYAEAKLRLD, encoded by the coding sequence ATGGATTTCAGCTTTAACCTCAAGCGCACCGCCAATGCGTCGGCATGGCGGGTGTTGCCCAATCGCTGGGACTTCGTCGCCTTTCCGCTGATCATCTGCGTGATCGCCATGGCGGCGATCGGCTTTCACGAGACGTTGGCGCCCATGTCGACGCTCAACACGCAGGCCATTTCCCTCGATCCGGCGAACCTGCCCGAATACGCGATGCGCACCACGCTGCGCATGCTGGCGGCCATGGTCGCCTCGCTGATCTTCACGCTGGCGTACGGCACGCTCGCGGCCAAGAGCCGCCGCGCCGGGCTCGTGCTGGTGCCGATTCTGGACATCCTGCAGTCGGTGCCGGTGCTCGGCTACATTTCCTTTACGGTGACCTTCTTCCTCGCGTTGTTTCCGGGCCGCGTGCTCGGCGCCGAACTGGCGGCGATCTTCGCGATCTTCACGAGCCAGGCGTGGAACATGACGTTCAGCTTCTATCAGTCGCTGCGCACGGTGCCGCGCGATCTGGACGAAGTCTCGCGCGGCTTTCACCTGACTTCGTGGCAGCGCTTCTGGAAACTGGAAGTCCCGTTCTCGATGCCGGGCCTCATCTGGAACATGATGATGTCGATGTCGGGCGGCTGGTTCTTCGTGGTCGCCTCCGAAGCGATCACGGTCGGCAACCGCACGATCACGCTGCCGGGCATCGGCGCGTATCTGGCGCAGGCGATCTCGGACAAGAACCTGCATGCGATCGGCTGGGTGATCCTCGCCATGACGGTGGTGATTCTCGCGTACGACCAGCTCCTGTTCCGGCCGCTCGTCGCGTGGGCCGACAAGTTCCGTATGGAAACCACCAGTTCGGGCGACGCGCCGGAATCCTGGCTGCTCGACCTGATTCGCCGCACCCGCCTGATCCACCGGCTGCTGGTGCCGCTCGGCTGGATGTTCGCCAAGGCCGCGCGCGTGCCGCTGCGGCTGCCGGCCTTCCAGGGGCCGCGCTTCCAGATCCCGCAGATGCAGAAGAGTTCGCGCGCCGGCGATATCCTGTGGGCGGCGCTGGTGCTGCTGATCACCGTCTACGTGGTGTACCGCGTCTTTATCTATGTGCGCACCGGCGTGTCGCTGGATGAAGTCTGGCACGTGTTCGTGCTCGGACTCATTACGCTCCTGCGCGTGGTGGTGCTGATCGCGCTGGCCTCGGTGGTGTGGGTGCCGGTCGGCGTGCTGATCGGCTTGCGCCCGGCGCTCGCCGAGAAGATCCAGCCGCTCGCGCAGTTTCTCGCTGCGTTCCCGGCCAATCTGCTGTTCCCTGTGTTCGTGATCGCGATCGTGCGCTTCCATCTGAACCCGGACATCTGGCTCTCGCCGTTGATCGTGCTCGGCACCCAGTGGTATATCCTGTTCAACGTGATTGCCGGCGCGACGTCGTATCCCAACGACTATCGCGAGGCGGCCAAGAACTTCCATATCCGCGGCTGGCAGTGGTGGCGTCAGGCCATTCTGCCGGGCATTTTTCCGTATTACGTCACGGGCGCGATTACCGCGTCGGGCGGCGCGTGGAATGCGAGCATCGTCGCGGAATTCGTGCAGTGGGGCGACACCAAGGTCGCCGCGCACGGTTTGGGCGCCTACATCGCGCAGTCCACTGCCGCGGGCGACTATCCGAAGATCATCGTGGGCATCGCCGTGATGTCCCTGTTCGTGACACTGTTCAACCGCCTGCTGTGGCGTCCGATGTACGCCTACGCCGAAGCCAAGCTCCGGCTCGATTGA
- a CDS encoding AAA-associated domain-containing protein, whose amino-acid sequence MQNPKAAMTAAPIQTPPKPPRLGEEILRVKDVCRGFNKSQGELLVLDDANLTLREGEIVGLLGRSGSGKSTLLRIIAGLIEPTDGEVTYMGKPLDGPAKGVAMVFQTFALFPWLTVLQNVEAGLEAQGVGASERRTRALAAIDLIGLDGFENAYPRELSGGMRQRVGFARALVVDPTLLLMDEPFSALDVLTAETLRTDLLDLWTQGRMPIKAVLIVTHNIEEAVFMCDRILVLSSNPGRVIAEIKVPFKHPRNRLDPAFRRLVDEIYAKMTARQTDEKTKKGLELHSWLPHVSTNLMAGLIETLAAAPYHGRADMPEIARSLHLEVDDLFPVAEVLQHLGFADVREGDIFLTPPARVFAEFGTQERKMMFAEHLLRHVPLAARIKKVLNERPGHRAPRVRFEQELEDFLSDSAAEETLDAVINWGRYGEIFSYNDQTEIFSLEDVES is encoded by the coding sequence ATGCAAAATCCTAAAGCTGCTATGACCGCCGCGCCGATCCAGACGCCGCCGAAGCCGCCGCGCCTCGGCGAAGAGATCCTGCGCGTCAAGGACGTGTGCCGCGGTTTCAACAAGTCGCAGGGCGAACTGCTCGTCCTCGACGACGCGAACCTGACGCTGCGCGAAGGCGAGATCGTCGGCTTGCTGGGCCGTTCGGGCTCTGGCAAGTCGACGCTGTTGCGTATCATTGCCGGCCTGATCGAGCCGACCGACGGCGAAGTCACGTATATGGGCAAGCCGCTCGACGGTCCCGCGAAGGGCGTCGCGATGGTGTTCCAGACTTTCGCGCTGTTCCCGTGGCTGACCGTGCTGCAAAACGTGGAAGCCGGTCTCGAAGCGCAAGGCGTCGGCGCGAGCGAGCGGCGCACGCGCGCGCTCGCCGCGATCGACCTGATCGGTCTGGACGGTTTCGAAAACGCCTATCCGCGCGAGCTGTCGGGCGGCATGCGCCAGCGCGTCGGCTTCGCGCGCGCGCTGGTGGTCGACCCCACGCTGCTGCTGATGGACGAGCCGTTCTCTGCGCTCGACGTGCTGACCGCCGAAACGCTGCGTACCGACCTGCTCGATCTGTGGACGCAGGGCCGCATGCCGATCAAGGCGGTGCTGATCGTCACGCACAACATCGAGGAAGCGGTGTTCATGTGCGACCGGATTCTGGTGCTGTCGTCGAATCCGGGCCGCGTGATCGCCGAGATCAAGGTGCCGTTCAAGCATCCGCGTAATCGTCTGGATCCGGCGTTCCGCCGCCTGGTGGACGAGATCTACGCGAAGATGACCGCGCGCCAGACCGACGAAAAGACCAAGAAGGGCCTCGAGCTGCACAGCTGGCTGCCGCATGTGTCGACCAACCTGATGGCCGGCCTCATCGAAACGCTGGCCGCCGCGCCGTATCACGGTCGTGCCGACATGCCGGAAATCGCCCGTTCGCTGCATCTGGAGGTGGACGATCTGTTCCCGGTCGCCGAAGTGCTGCAGCATCTCGGTTTCGCCGACGTGCGCGAAGGCGATATTTTCCTGACGCCGCCGGCGCGCGTGTTCGCCGAGTTCGGCACGCAGGAGCGCAAGATGATGTTCGCCGAACATCTGCTGCGGCACGTGCCGCTCGCCGCGCGAATCAAGAAGGTGCTCAACGAGCGGCCGGGGCATCGCGCGCCGCGCGTGCGCTTCGAGCAGGAGCTGGAGGATTTTCTGTCCGACAGCGCGGCCGAAGAGACGCTCGACGCGGTCATCAACTGGGGCCGTTATGGCGAGATCTTCTCGTACAACGACCAGACCGAAATCTTCAGCCTGGAAGACGTGGAGTCTTGA
- a CDS encoding sigma-54 interaction domain-containing protein, with protein MASIDLDSPAVSAGGNASAQAKQRVADGVAGLKSYGLLYGSSPVMQDLYEQIERVAGTDATALIIGESGTGKELIARTIHDKSSRRDAPFVAVNCGAIPDELIEAELFGHEKGSFTGAVQGRIGYFEHANGGTLFLDEITEMAPVRQVKLLRALETGTFYRVGGNDLISGNVRVIAATNRDPAVAVKENGLREDLMYRLAVFPLRAPPLRERENDRELLAQHFLALLNQQEGTNKSFSKRSIETLRTWSWPGNVRELKNAVYRAFILAETTVELPHPHLASRVKKPMTQGDAMSIWIGTPLADAQKQIILGTLKYCGGDKRRAAKALGVSLKTLYNRLSAYGDESAEEESEQ; from the coding sequence ATGGCGTCAATCGACCTGGACTCGCCCGCCGTTTCCGCCGGCGGCAATGCTTCCGCACAGGCGAAGCAGCGCGTCGCGGACGGCGTCGCGGGACTGAAGTCGTACGGCCTGCTGTACGGCTCGTCGCCGGTGATGCAGGATCTGTACGAGCAGATCGAACGCGTCGCCGGCACCGACGCGACCGCGCTGATCATCGGCGAATCGGGCACGGGCAAGGAGTTGATCGCCCGCACGATTCACGATAAAAGCAGCCGCCGGGACGCCCCTTTCGTGGCCGTGAACTGCGGCGCGATTCCCGACGAACTCATCGAGGCCGAACTGTTCGGCCATGAAAAAGGCAGTTTCACCGGCGCGGTCCAAGGCCGCATAGGCTACTTCGAACACGCGAACGGCGGCACGCTGTTCCTCGACGAAATTACCGAAATGGCGCCGGTGCGCCAGGTCAAGCTTCTGCGCGCGCTCGAAACGGGCACCTTCTACCGTGTGGGCGGCAATGACCTGATCAGCGGCAACGTGCGCGTGATCGCCGCGACCAACCGCGACCCCGCGGTGGCGGTGAAGGAAAACGGTCTGCGCGAAGACCTCATGTACCGGCTCGCGGTTTTCCCGCTACGCGCGCCGCCCCTGCGCGAGCGCGAGAACGATCGCGAACTGCTCGCGCAGCACTTTCTCGCGCTGCTCAATCAGCAGGAAGGCACGAACAAGAGCTTCAGCAAAAGATCGATTGAAACGCTGCGCACCTGGTCGTGGCCGGGCAATGTGCGCGAGTTGAAGAACGCGGTTTATCGCGCCTTCATTCTCGCGGAAACGACAGTTGAACTGCCGCACCCGCACCTCGCGTCGCGCGTGAAAAAGCCCATGACGCAGGGTGACGCGATGAGCATATGGATCGGCACGCCGCTCGCCGACGCGCAGAAACAGATCATTCTCGGCACGCTCAAATATTGCGGCGGCGACAAACGGCGTGCGGCCAAAGCCCTCGGCGTGAGTCTGAAAACGCTATACAACCGCTTGAGCGCATACGGCGACGAAAGCGCAGAAGAAGAGTCCGAGCAATAA
- a CDS encoding sigma-54-dependent transcriptional regulator, which translates to MPHVLIVDDDAGTREALSAIIGEDGLTTATAGDLREARIQLVRQMPDVVFTDLKLPDGSGVDLFEDLDPRSGVEVIVITGHATVESAVNALKMGATDYLVKPINMQRVKAILSRLPRAGDLKAEIGTLRGELRRMGRFGLMLGNSPAMQEVYDQIGRVAPTAASVMLVGESGTGKEVAAQTLHQLSLRRKHAFLAVNCGAISPNLIESEMFGHERGSFTGADRQHKGYFERANGGTLFLDEITEMPIELQVKLLRVLETGMFMRVGTTKEIETDVRLIAATNRDPEQAVLEGKLRLDLYHRLNVFPISLPPLRERGKDVELLAQAFLDELNERHNTRKHFPAAVKDMLMSYPWPGNVRELKNYVQRAHIMSGSDSDSTATVPLQITLSKPAAGTAITIPFGTSLAEADRQLILATLEQCGGVKTRAAEILGISLKTLYNRLVEYGNDAREETDAADESRALGGADA; encoded by the coding sequence ATGCCACATGTACTGATTGTCGATGACGATGCCGGTACCCGCGAGGCGCTTTCCGCCATCATCGGGGAAGACGGCCTGACCACCGCCACCGCGGGCGATTTGCGCGAAGCGCGCATTCAATTGGTCCGGCAGATGCCGGACGTCGTCTTTACAGACCTGAAGCTGCCGGACGGTAGCGGGGTCGATCTGTTCGAAGATCTGGATCCGCGCTCCGGCGTGGAAGTGATCGTGATTACCGGCCATGCCACGGTCGAGTCGGCGGTCAACGCGCTGAAAATGGGCGCCACCGACTATCTGGTCAAGCCCATCAACATGCAGCGCGTGAAGGCGATTCTCTCCCGCCTGCCGCGCGCCGGCGACCTGAAGGCGGAAATCGGCACGCTGCGCGGCGAGTTGCGCCGCATGGGCCGCTTCGGCTTGATGCTCGGCAATTCGCCGGCCATGCAGGAGGTCTACGACCAGATCGGCCGTGTCGCGCCGACGGCGGCTTCGGTCATGCTGGTGGGCGAGTCGGGCACCGGCAAGGAAGTTGCCGCGCAGACGCTGCACCAGCTCAGCTTGCGTCGCAAGCACGCGTTTCTCGCGGTGAACTGCGGCGCGATTTCGCCGAACCTGATCGAATCGGAAATGTTCGGCCACGAGCGCGGCTCGTTCACCGGCGCGGACCGTCAGCACAAGGGGTATTTCGAGCGCGCGAACGGCGGCACGCTGTTCCTCGACGAAATCACCGAGATGCCGATCGAGTTGCAGGTGAAACTGCTGCGCGTGCTGGAAACCGGCATGTTCATGCGAGTCGGCACGACCAAGGAAATCGAGACGGACGTGCGGCTGATTGCGGCGACCAACCGCGATCCCGAGCAGGCCGTGCTGGAAGGCAAGCTGCGGCTCGACTTGTACCACCGCTTGAACGTGTTCCCGATCAGCCTGCCGCCGTTGCGCGAGCGGGGCAAGGATGTGGAGCTGCTGGCTCAGGCGTTCCTCGACGAACTCAACGAACGCCACAACACCAGAAAGCATTTCCCCGCGGCGGTGAAGGACATGCTGATGTCGTACCCGTGGCCGGGCAATGTGCGCGAACTGAAGAATTATGTGCAGCGCGCGCACATCATGTCGGGCTCGGATTCGGATAGCACGGCGACCGTGCCGTTGCAGATCACGCTGTCCAAGCCCGCGGCCGGCACGGCGATCACGATTCCGTTCGGCACGTCGCTCGCCGAAGCGGACCGCCAGCTGATTCTGGCTACGCTCGAGCAGTGCGGCGGCGTGAAGACGCGGGCCGCCGAGATTCTCGGCATCAGCCTGAAGACGCTGTACAACCGCCTGGTCGAGTATGGCAACGACGCCCGTGAAGAAACCGACGCCGCAGACGAATCGCGCGCGCTCGGCGGCGCGGACGCCTGA